A region from the Beduinella massiliensis genome encodes:
- a CDS encoding histidine kinase, which yields MKAASREPRARFFVNLSFRRKLILTYLIVLLIPVAIFGGAAYEVTRARYLEQAIQNVNIQVDEQADKIDSRIEQAEQALYSFALDKRMISSLQREYESFYAFVEEYTDSIAPAFTIGSKLNPNLVGWRLYTNGPLSAYGALVTPVERVEEEPWFQALMARKGTVWHVQDGLMNASVWQVCVFNPRLINVIQFRFDLEAMFADTELSAVDHALQVRDAAGRVVYGQGGFGGPLEPDMRGTEIDMQGERTAVFSRSLAPAGWRLCYFVPSSQLSFGSALLVVLMAALLALTVLLAGAGVIFSRTLIHRMESLNAKVKRAACADSALELRTDARDEIGELSNSVAAMLEESRRLTRKMYESKLALREAELTALQAQIKPHFLYNSLSLINWHAIRIDNAEISEIALMLCQFYRTMLNHGQTFIRVREEWMNVEAYLAIQQMFHNHRLSIEASLSPEAEECLIPHFIVQPLVENAIEHGVDKKKSKEGALRLSCRLEGDAILWQVEDDGPGFVQEDPQSAIHHKTQGYGLGSVDDRLRILYGSRYRILLENRPQGGARVTLSLPRQAGGDP from the coding sequence ATGAAAGCAGCAAGCAGGGAACCGCGCGCACGTTTTTTCGTCAACCTCTCCTTTCGCAGAAAGCTGATCCTCACCTACCTGATCGTGCTGCTGATCCCGGTGGCGATTTTCGGCGGCGCGGCCTACGAGGTGACGCGCGCGCGTTATCTGGAGCAGGCGATTCAGAACGTCAACATTCAGGTGGACGAGCAGGCGGACAAGATCGACAGCCGCATCGAGCAGGCGGAGCAGGCGCTCTACTCCTTCGCGCTCGACAAGCGGATGATCTCCTCCCTGCAGCGCGAGTACGAGAGTTTTTACGCGTTCGTGGAGGAATATACGGACAGCATCGCCCCGGCCTTCACGATCGGCAGCAAGCTCAACCCCAACCTGGTCGGCTGGCGGCTTTACACGAACGGCCCCCTTTCGGCCTATGGAGCGCTCGTGACGCCGGTCGAAAGGGTCGAGGAGGAGCCGTGGTTTCAGGCGCTCATGGCTCGCAAGGGCACCGTATGGCATGTGCAGGACGGGCTGATGAACGCGAGCGTCTGGCAGGTCTGCGTCTTCAACCCCAGGCTGATCAACGTCATTCAGTTTCGTTTCGACCTGGAGGCGATGTTTGCGGACACGGAGCTGAGCGCCGTCGACCATGCGCTGCAGGTGCGCGACGCCGCAGGGCGGGTCGTCTACGGACAGGGCGGCTTCGGCGGCCCGCTGGAGCCGGACATGCGGGGAACGGAGATCGACATGCAGGGCGAACGTACTGCCGTCTTTTCCCGTTCCCTCGCGCCCGCGGGCTGGCGGCTTTGCTACTTCGTGCCCAGCAGCCAGCTCAGCTTCGGAAGCGCGCTGCTGGTCGTCCTGATGGCCGCGCTCCTGGCGCTGACGGTGCTGCTCGCCGGTGCGGGCGTCATCTTTTCCAGGACGCTGATTCACCGCATGGAGAGCCTGAACGCGAAGGTAAAGCGGGCGGCCTGCGCGGACTCCGCCCTGGAGCTGCGCACGGATGCGCGCGACGAGATCGGCGAGCTCTCCAACTCGGTGGCCGCAATGCTGGAGGAAAGCCGCCGCCTGACGAGGAAGATGTACGAGAGCAAGCTGGCGCTGCGCGAGGCGGAGCTGACCGCGCTTCAGGCGCAGATCAAGCCGCACTTCCTCTACAACAGCCTATCGCTCATCAACTGGCACGCCATCCGCATCGACAACGCGGAGATCTCTGAAATCGCGCTCATGCTCTGCCAGTTCTACCGCACCATGCTCAACCACGGACAGACGTTTATCCGCGTGCGGGAGGAATGGATGAACGTCGAGGCATACCTCGCCATCCAGCAGATGTTTCACAACCATCGCCTCAGCATCGAGGCATCGCTCAGCCCGGAGGCGGAGGAGTGCCTGATTCCGCATTTCATCGTGCAGCCCCTCGTCGAGAACGCCATCGAGCACGGCGTGGACAAAAAGAAGAGCAAGGAAGGCGCGCTTCGTCTCTCCTGCCGGCTCGAGGGGGACGCGATCCTCTGGCAGGTGGAGGACGACGGCCCCGGCTTTGTGCAGGAGGACCCGCAAAGCGCCATCCACCATAAGACACAGGGGTACGGCCTGGGCAGCGTGGACGACCGGCTGCGCATCCTCTACGGCAGCCGTTACCGCATTCTTTTGGAGAACCGGCCGCAGGGCGGCGCACGGGTGACGCTGAGCCTTCCGCGGCAGGCGGGAGGGGACCCGTAA